The stretch of DNA CCGCGCCAACCTTCCGGTCGACCCCGCAACCCTTGCTGCGCCTGCCTTGCAGTGCCGCGTTGTGTTGCGAGGGGGCGAATAGTAAGCGAGCGCAGCGGGGTTGGCAAGCGGTTCCACGAAATAATTCGATGACGCCGGAAAGACCTGCCCAATGCGCACGACGATGAGCACAGTTTGTCAGCCGCAGCACCATGATTCATGATCTGGGGCTGGAGCGAAGCAGGCGCACCGCCGCCGCGGCTCTGCATGGCGGCCAGAACCAAACCGGGATCCTCATGACCATCAGAATCGTAAGACTGGGTACACCGCGCGCGGCTGACGAAGGACTGCGCGTCGGTACTGTACGCCGGCCGCCGCGGGGCGTGCCCAAATCGGAGTTTGCGAGCCGCGACTACTATGATGTCTGGTATCCGGCGCTTTCCCCATCACCGGAGCTAGTCGCCCAGGCGCTGCATGCGACCGACGACAAGCAATGGCGCGCCTTCGTGCGGCATTTCCGCAAGGAAATGGCCGAGCCGGACGCCAGCCGCACGCTGGACCTGCTGGCGGCGCTGTCGCACCAGACCAATTTCTCGGTGGGCTGCTATTGCGAGGACGAAGCGCGTTGCCACCGCTCCGTCCTGCGCGAGTTGCTCGCGGAGCGCGGGGCCGTGATCGACTGAGTTGCGCGACGT from Cupriavidus taiwanensis encodes:
- a CDS encoding DUF488 domain-containing protein, producing the protein MTIRIVRLGTPRAADEGLRVGTVRRPPRGVPKSEFASRDYYDVWYPALSPSPELVAQALHATDDKQWRAFVRHFRKEMAEPDASRTLDLLAALSHQTNFSVGCYCEDEARCHRSVLRELLAERGAVID